The nucleotide sequence AAAACCTCTACGATATGATCCTTGTGTATAACAGCTTGTTGAAACCTGCTAGGATGAACACTGATTTTCTGGCGTATAACATGAGGGTCATCTTTCACAGGTCCTTTAATGTGTTAGATCAGGTTCATCACGTGAATTAGATTTGAGGGAGGCAGTAATAGATGAAACTGGGGAATGCAAAATAGTTTAAGTGGTGACTGGTAATGACTAATTTTAAGGAAGCAAATGAACAACTGATTGAAAACATGACTTTGTAGGCATTACGTACAGCAAAATGTATCGActtaatgatagattggttatatctCACTGATTAATGGGATAGTGGGAGAGGCATAACAGACTATGGTTTGAAGTCTCATGTACTAGACCCATACTAGCCCCGGCTGGATTGATACAGGTCAGGTTTGTACCATCATGCCAAAACATTGGATGCCTGTATATGTCGTGGTACTGAGAAGGgtgggaagagaaggagaaggagaaggagaagaagaagtagatgaggaggaggagataaagaaggagaagaagaggaggcaaaggAAGAGGCAGAGGAGAAGTGCAGGACGATGAAGAAGAGGTGGAAGAGCGGTATTAGTTTGATAAGCAGGGAGGATGACCATTTGGTTGTGCAAAGCACCACAGCGATTGGTAACTAGCATTGGTTTGCAAAGAGAGTCCATAAACAGATTAACATATTCTAAGAAACCACCAGTAATAAAACCTATTATCTAATACGGAAGGCATTAATTGCAGAGTAAAAAACAACCTGCAAATCCTTTATTAATATGATTTTGTGCCCATGTAAGTTTCTCATCAGCGTTAAATTTGTTCTCAATAAATTGCTGCAAATTCACAAGCAGGAAACAACGAGTATTATCATTAGAGTTTTCGAAGATGAATAGCATATATCTTACATAACAATGACATTTTGAAAAAGTAGGTACAGCTTTTCATTTACCAGTACAGCAAGATTCTGAAGAGGTTGAATACTCGAGCTGACTATACTTGCTGCCTGTGAAAACAAATGACCGCAATAACCATTGAGATTTGCTAGAACTGAAAACAATGTAACTTTGAACAATAACTAAGAGCAGAAGATAATTCAAACTCATGGTACAGATATTGCAATATATACGTAAAGAGTGAAAAAATATTCAAACTCTGTTTGTGTCCGAAGGGTTCATGGGGCCAGGACCAAGGCTTATCTTTCACAGAAAAATGCACATGAGATATACCAAGATGATGAATTGTGAAGTACAAAACTAATGCCATCCTGTCGAAACAAGGATTGTGTAATGAGATGTTCATAAAGAGATTCCATATGAAATCAGAAATCACGAAAGAATGAAACAGAAGAATAATAAGAAGGATTATACTAAGTTCCTCTAAGATATATGTTATGATACTATAACTCAACAAACCATTAATATCTAGTATTCAACATGAACTGCAAAATTTTATTTCGTTAGCATAGGATATCTCACTAGAATACAGTGGTAAAGGGTAACATATACCAACTAGACACCTAACCGCACTGTGTAAGGGTATCATCTACCTAGGAAGTTCACCTGGAgattgagtgctttctttttcgGGTCTTGAGGCAGCAGGGGATGCTGAGGGTACTTGTCTTCTAAATACTGCACAAACCAATGGAACACCTTCAATTAGCAGATGCGAGGACCAAAACAACCATCACCCAAGAATCAGGCTCCAACGGGTTCAGCCATAAATCAAATAACGGGAAAATACATCTTTTGCTCACCAATATGATTGCAAACGAGTCACCAATTACCGTATCCCCGTCTACAAGCGCCGGAACATAGTTCATCGGGTTGAGCTTCTCAAATTCTGGATTCAAGAAGAACAATCAGTGCAAGAAGCGCAGGGGAAACAATAAATAAGCAATTTTGGTCACGCAATAATTGTTGCCAAGTCCAAAGAAGGTATTCGCTCTCCGACCTGGATCGAAATGTTCGCCCTTCAAAAGATTCACAGCCTTGTACTCGTACTCCAACCCTTTCATTACACATAAATCAGAAAACGTGACCGACGGCGTCGAATTCAACAACCAAAGAATAAAACAACAGTTAAGATTTCAGCGCGATCGACGCGTCACGCTAGAAACCCTTGAAGGAAGAACCTTTGATATTAAGGACGATGAGGACCCGCTGCGAGCACGAACTCCACCAGTCGGAATACAGCGTGAGCTTCGCCGGCTCCGCCATTTCCTAAAAGATCAACCAAAGAAACGCGagacagagatagagagagacgatgatgatgacgacgatgatTCGGAGGAGATACGAAGACTCGCTCACGCCGGCCGTTGTATTGATTAAAAGATATGTTTCAGCAACGGCAACTCGGTAGCAGGACATGCACGACTTTACGGACGACTTCGACCGCGACGACGGAATTCATGAGTGGGTAAGGTTGGATTCGCGTATGGGGATTTGCGATAGGCCCTTAAGAGCCCCAACACTGAACCCTCTCGAACTCTCTTTAGAACCTTCCTACATCCTCCAGCTGAGCTCGCTCGAACCTTCCCGTCTTCCCTAGCGGCCCCTTGATGCCGCCACGTGTCCGATGGCGGACCCCAGTCCTACCGGCCTATATAACCGGGAGACCGCCCGACGTCGGCGATGCGGTAAGAAAGCATTTCCTTACTTTGCGACGAACGACACCTTGCCAAGGGCACAACTcgcgcttcttcttcctcttctggcTTGCTTGATATGGCGACGATGAGGCCCCCCTTCTCCGCCGCGCTTCTACTGCCGCTGCTGCTTCTACTGCCGGTTTGGTTGGGCGCGACGCCGTCTAGCGGCTCGCTGCTGCCGTGGCTTGACCGGGCGGGGAGCCCGCTGTCGGACCGGGTCCCCGACCCGTTCCGCATCCTGGAGCACATCCCCTTCGGCCTCGACCGCGACGACATGGCGGTCGTCACCCACGCCAGGGTCGACTGGAAGGAGACACCCACCCACCATCACATCATGATCGACGTCCCCGGTgagtacctctctctctctctctctaacacacACACAAAGTAGCAGCTGAAAAGATGATGATGACGGTGGGTGGGTGCATACCTGCAGGGTTGAAGAAGGAGGAGCTAAAGATAGAGGTGGAGGAGAACAGGATCCTGCGGGTGAGCGGCGAGCggcagagggaggaggagaagaaagacgAGCACTGGCACCGGGTGGAGCGCTCCCACGGCAAGTTCTGGCGCCAGTTCCGGCTGCCGGACAACGCCGATCTCGACTCCGTGAGCGCCAAGCTGGAGGACGGTGTGCTGACGGTGGCGCTTCCGAAGCTGGCCCCGGAAAAGATCAGGGGCCCCCGGGTGGTGAGCATCGCCGGCGGAGACGACGCAGGAGACAAGGAGAAGGTTCAAGGGAGCAGCAGCGAGGCCAAGAAGGTGGATCTCTGAAGGACCGTTGTGCTGTGTGCGTCTCCTGTCCGCTTACATCTACCTATCCATGTCGAGTCGAGAGCTATCAAATAATGCCAACATAAATAAGCGTGTAATGATATGTGCGACTTCTTAAGCTTGGTCTTCATGCAACGTTGTTGAGCCTATCTAAGCAACGACAATCGAGGTTGACATTAACATGAGTAGATGAGATCAATGCACCATTTCAGATTAACCAATCCTACTGGTAGATGACTGCAATGCAATTCTGCATTGGAAATCAACCAACATGATCTTCTCCGCTTTCCTACTGCCGCAACAGCTCATGAATCCAACGGAGGCAGAGAATGCATAGGAGGCACGAGAGGTGGGTGGAGCGCTTCACAAACAAAGGGTAGACGAAGAGCATACAAGATAGAGAAGAGAGGAGAAATATCTGGGAGGAAGAAGGAGATGGACAAAACCCAATGTTCTGAGATCTCACTGTCCCTTTAACATTCCTTTTGATCTTTCTCTGTTCGAAGTTTGGATGAACATGAGTGGATCAACAATGGCTTGTAGCAAACCTATAAATTCTATTACATCTAAACCAATGCAAGATATTAGTGCTTAGATATATAAATTCTACCTTCAACTCCACCAAAACTCAATCCTTATTTTCTCATTGATcatgcaaaacaaaaaaaaaaagggctaaGATTAAAAGAAATGTTTAGCCCTAATTGTGTCCAAATTTCTAATTTATTCTCCAATCGGGTTCAGCTCGAACCGGGTCGAACCAAATCAATTTCGCCAGAGGATCGGGTTGCTCGAACCGGGTGGGTTCGCAATGGGGTATAAAAGGAAGGCCCACGAGTGGCCGGCCCATGGGCAACCACAACTGGCTCTCTCTCCACCTCTTCGATCGCGGCGCCCGTGACCTCTGCCGAGCTCCCTCGCCACGACggcccaaaccctagccctaatcGCAGTCCCAATCGCAATCCCGACCCAAATCGGGCGGCCCCGTGCCGCGGCGCCGCCGTCCGATCCCCGGCCGATCTGTTCCTCTTGCTCGGTTCGACGCCGCCGGAGGGCGGAATTCCTTTGGTTCCTCTCTCGTTCGGTGCCTCTACCGATACCCCGCTGACAACGTTGTCCTGCCTTTTGCTAACTTGGTGGTGGTATAGTTCACCTCCACCTCTTTCGGTTGCGGATTAGttgtcgagacttcattttgggtCTTTCATGTGAGTTCGTGAGTAATTTTCTGATTCCTGTATAGGAATTTCTCGGTTCCTTGGTTTTCTTGTCGCCTCTGTTCTATCTCGTATGGTGCTTCAGCTCAAAATTTGTTTGTTGGGGTGCTCACTGGTTGTTGATGCGATAACTGTGAACTTTTTTCTGTGCAGCGAGTCTGAGCATCTCTGGCATCTGTAGGTTCTACTCCTCCTTGATAAGATATGAGGTATTCTCTTCTCCTCCAAGTTAATTGTCGTTGTTGACGTTGAAGCTGGTGGTGTcaatttttctaaattaaaaagATTCGTGCTTGCAGTGTGCTGTTTTATTTATGTAGTTGTCATTTGTGTACCATTTAAATGGTGTCTTGATGACCATGTATTGTTGCTCATATCACTATTACAAAGATAAAAGTTgataaactctttttttttgggTGAAAGGACTCATAATATTTATACCAAAAGATG is from Musa acuminata AAA Group cultivar baxijiao chromosome BXJ3-8, Cavendish_Baxijiao_AAA, whole genome shotgun sequence and encodes:
- the LOC135644773 gene encoding glutathione S-transferase 2-like isoform X2, encoding MAEPAKLTLYSDWWSSCSQRVLIVLNIKGLEYEYKAVNLLKGEHFDPEFEKLNPMNYVPALVDGDTVIGDSFAIILYLEDKYPQHPLLPQDPKKKALNLQAASIVSSSIQPLQNLAVLQFIENKFNADEKLTWAQNHINKGFAALEKLLKEHAGKYATGDEVQLSLYPTLARLNDAYNELPAFQAALPQRQPDAPSPS
- the LOC135644773 gene encoding glutathione S-transferase zeta class-like isoform X1, whose translation is MAEPAKLTLYSDWWSSCSQRVLIVLNIKGLEYEYKAVNLLKGEHFDPEFEKLNPMNYVPALVDGDTVIGDSFAIILYLEDKYPQHPLLPQDPKKKALNLQAASIVSSSIQPLQNLAVLQFIENKFNADEKLTWAQNHINKGFAALEKLLKEHAGKYATGDEVQLADVFLAPQIYAGLVRFQIDMSLYPTLARLNDAYNELPAFQAALPQRQPDAPSPS
- the LOC135644773 gene encoding glutathione S-transferase zeta class-like isoform X3, producing the protein MAEPAKLTLYSDWWSSCSQRVLIVLNIKGLEYEYKAVNLLKGEHFDPEFEKLNPMNYVPALVDGDTVIGDSFAIILYLEDKYPQHPLLPQDPKKKALNLQVNFLGSKYSQLEYSTSSESCCTALEKLLKEHAGKYATGDEVQLADVFLAPQIYAGLVRFQIDMSLYPTLARLNDAYNELPAFQAALPQRQPDAPSPS
- the LOC135644773 gene encoding glutathione S-transferase zeta class-like isoform X4 produces the protein MAEPAKLTLYSDWWSSCSQRVLIVLNIKGLEYEYKAVNLLKGEHFDPEFEKLNPMNYVPALVDGDTVIGDSFAIILYLEDKYPQHPLLPQDPKKKALNLQVNFLGSKYSQLEYSTSSESCCTALEKLLKEHAGKYATGDEVQLSLYPTLARLNDAYNELPAFQAALPQRQPDAPSPS
- the LOC135644774 gene encoding 22.0 kDa class IV heat shock protein-like; the protein is MATMRPPFSAALLLPLLLLLPVWLGATPSSGSLLPWLDRAGSPLSDRVPDPFRILEHIPFGLDRDDMAVVTHARVDWKETPTHHHIMIDVPGLKKEELKIEVEENRILRVSGERQREEEKKDEHWHRVERSHGKFWRQFRLPDNADLDSVSAKLEDGVLTVALPKLAPEKIRGPRVVSIAGGDDAGDKEKVQGSSSEAKKVDL